The genomic interval CCGGGAGGGGGAAGGAGGGGATACTGgaaattacaaaaacaatataatacATTCATTTGTATCTTTCTTGTCCGTGATTTAAtacttttttccaatatgtTTTCGCAGCGGAACTATGAGCATGCGCTGGTAGTcctttatgtattttttgtgaaaCGTGGAACTTCTGTACCTCCCCCCTTCTCTCATGATATGGTATGGTCCGGTAAACCTAGCTGGGCTAACCAGAGATTCAGGATAATCCAGAGAAACAGTTTGGCCGCAGAGGAAGAatcgaaaacaaacaaataacacgtaattcctttaaaaaagacaaaccgCCGACGGACCGGTGTTGTCACCACATTTATTCACAAGTTAAACCATGTCCACCCCGGCCAGAAGGAGACTTATGAGAGATTTCAAACGGTGAGTCGATGCTGAGAAATTACGCCGATGTTGTTCCTCTAGCTATGATTggcccaaaaaaaaagaagaacacaGCTAGCATTAGCTTAGCTCGGCATAGCTAGCCAGTATGTATGTTGTTTTAACTTTGAGTTGTCAAATTCTCCGGACCCCACAACAAACCACACTCTTAGCGTGAACAACGCGTAGTTATCGTGTTTGTTTTCACGAACCTGAAACCTTTAGGTGAAACAGCGTTAATCTGCGAGAAGCGCTTCGCCCGAAGCTAGAGGCTAAGGTTGCTAACAGGAAGGTAGTAGCCACTGTTTACGACTGCTTCACACCAGCTTGTGTTTGAATGTCCGTGACGATTGACCGATCGGCCACATTATCCCTGGTCAGGACACAGTTAATTACACTTCTCTCATGTTAACGTAACACAACATCACTCTTTGATGGTGATAGATGCGAACCAGCATCGAAGTTGGCTAGAAATTTGAAATTCACACGGTCTTCACTCATGTTATTCAGTCAAAGTTTGGTAGGTGTAAGTTACTATGGGCGGATTTATTCTTAAACAAAGACGAATATCACAAAGTAGTATCGTTATATCTTATATGAACCAATTGTGTTGACTGTGAGAAATACATTTCCACCATAGAAGCATTAAATACTGCACCATATGGTGTTTTTATTACCACATATCTTCTGAGTTCAGCATCAAATACACTTTGGCCTTTAAAGAGGAAGTTAGCTTTTTACTAAAAAATCAAACCACAGTGTGTCTCTATGAGGAAATACATTTCATTATATCTAAATGTAGATTAGCCTGATTACTTTGAGGTGTTTTTACTTCGTTATTGTCAGATTCCATAGTAGTTTGGCTGGACTCTTACCTGCAGGTATTTGGATAGCAGCCATTTACTGTAGACAAGACCTCGTCATGTGGGAAATGATTGTTATTTAGAACAGAACTAAAAAAGAGACAAGTGACAGTCATGAGTACGCAGATAGGCTTTTACAGTGTTTTGCAAAGGGTTTAGGGATGCAAGTTATAATAACATAAATGTACAGCACATCTCCAATCATAAAACTATAAAGATATTAGGTCATAGATAATTAGAATATTTAATCTGAAAAATGGCATAACCAAGGActgttttaaatatgaaatttggatgtaaaataaataagcaTATTCGGTCTGAAGGAATCTAGTTTATCATAATTAAACTAAGAGCTCCTGTGATaatggtttgttttttgttatgaAGATTACAAGAGGATCCTCCAGCTGGTGTTAGTGGTGCTCCATCTGAAAACAACATCATGGCGTGGAATGCAGTCATTTTTGGGTAAGTTATTGAAACACAGCCTTAAtgatcagttcagtttaatcatAATGTTTAATTACTTATGCAAatcaaacaagtgtgtgtgacacatttaattaatgtgtttatttccCCTCTATCCTCACAGCCCTGAAGGAACTCCCTTTGAGGATGGTGAGTAGTTCAATGTAGTTAGACATAGCTGGCTAATTTAAAATGATGAAGTGAGTGATACAGTGGGAGAAGTGAATATATTTCCTGGAACTTAAATTCCAGAGGCAGAGGCACAACTTTGAGGTTGTAATTTTTTGTTTAATGTGTACTTGTTTTTAAGTGGCACTCAACCCAAATCTAATTTAGTTTATCTCGTAAAAATCACCATAAAATTTGGATGATGGGAACAACATTTTGAATCCTCCGTGTCGCAGTCAAAGCTGGAGAAATATTGTTTTCGGGTTGTCCTTCCTTTAATCTCATTCTTGTGACAGTAGATTTTCATGAATGTCTCAAAGGAACAATTACTTTATTTACATCTTGGATTTGATCTGCCCAAAATGTTAGACTTTTTTCCTGATGTGTTTAAATACGTGTCTCATAATCTTTTGAGtgaattaaacaaagaaaaagtaaatgttCTAATAACTTCTGAAAAGTGGTGTTGGTTATTGttagtgtaaagtgagcgcaggccAGCGGGGGAGTGAGGAAGAAGGACATGCAGCAGGGTGATGCATAGTGGAATATAGTATCAACCGAATAACCCACTTGAGCAAAATTAGGTTGGTTAAAAGCTATAAATGTTGGTTTCGATACATTTTTGGATTAATCTCCCAGCTCTACTTTGACTATAtaccttcttcttcttaatgAAACATGGACATAAATTGTAACTCGACAGAGATCTACAATCAAACATCTGTAATTAAAGTTAAacctttaaaacaaaactgtcGATGGGTTTTACTCAGGTTCGGACAAGTCCCTCCCCCGATACACCTTTTCTGCCTCgaaagattattttatttctcctgAACCAAATAGACAAGTTTAATTGTTCATGTTTTCTTGTCTTTTGTCAATGTCGCAGGTACATTTAAACTAATTGTAGAGTTCACGGAAGAATACCCCAACAAACCCCCCACAGTACGATTTGTGTCGAAGATGTTTCATCCAAATGGTAAGAATATTCACTAATGGACTGACACATTCATGTTCTAGTGTTATTTGTGGGTAGTTTCCAACAGTTTTTATCCTCAGTCTATGCAGATGGAAGTATATGTTTGGACATCCTACAGAATCGTTGGAGTCCCACCTATGATGTTTCTTCTATTCTTACATCTATCCAGGTAAGAAGTGTCATTATGCCTTATTGCTGTTTTATAACCAAAAGTGAAGGAATACAAagatgttttatacttttaaataATGAGCTTTAAAAAGGATTCAAACCCTAATTGCTTGGGTGAGAATTCTGTGCTTGACCAATTCAAGCACTGTGACCTGCTTAGTATGCAGACGCTGTGGTTCTTCATAATGCCAAACTGATTTCTGTGAATGCCTTCAttgataaaaaatacatttgttgcCAAAGAAGGACATGACAGTGAGATTTTACATTAGTTGCTAACACAAGATACATGTCCCTTGTGTTTGACGTACAAGTAAGAATAACAAATCACCTGGAAGAAACTTGAAAGCTTTTAGACTGTGATAGTGGTGCACTTCAGCCTCTAGTGGCCAGAATTTATACTACAGAAACACAATAATATATCTTGGCTCTTTTTCTCAAATGGAAAATCAGAAAAATTTGCCGGGACAAAAGATTCTCGCAATTTCAGGGGAAATAAGAATGAAGAAAATTAATCTCCTGTTTCACAGCTGTAAAAACTTGCTCCCACTTGatagaaaatacaaaattagCTTATTTACTCAACTTGAAATTGGGAAAACAAGATTTTCAAACTTATGCTCTTGTAAATACTGTATTTACGAATACATTGAGTATTTCAATTTGTTGATCATTTGTCTGACTAATGTTACTAGACATTCTTTTTTGTAACCATTAAGAATAATGGTGACCACCACACTTTCCTGTTTCAACTGTACAGGCGCTTCAGGATAGAAACTCAtaattttacacattttaaatctAGGAATTTGAGAGGctggtatttttcttttgtttaataaaaaagaagTATTGAACAGACTTTGTGACTGTACTATGGTTGTAGTAAAAATGGTGATATATTAAGCATTTGTTgaacatttttggaaataacCTTCACAGAGTTGAACTTTGAACAGAGATTCGATAGTCACAAAAGTCTGCTGTAAAATGTCACCAAAGAGCTGTTATGCTTAATGAACCTGAAAGCATGACTTGTGTGACAAACATGTTGATGCAAGTTTGGATGTTTGCTCCTGAAACACTCTCATTTTCAGTGTTTATCTTCTCATCCTCAGTCTCTGCTTGATGAACCAAATCCCAACAGTCCGGCCAACAGCCAGGCAGCTCAGCTCTACCAAGAGAACAAGCGGGAGTACGAGAAGCGTGTGTCTGCCATTGTAGAACAAAGCTGGAGAGACAGTTGACCTGCCAATCCTGATAGCTGCTCTCTCCATTGTAAAGCTGTGTGTGCAACCATTTTTAGTGGAGTACCTCTTAATTTCTGGTCCCCTCCATCTCTGATTTAAAGCTTTTATGCACTTTACCTTCAACCTCCCTTCATAGAATGTTTTTGCGTTTTCTTCACCAGgagggatttctttttttctattctcTCCCCCTTTTCTAGTCCATCAGGGGAAATGTGCTGAATCTTGCCTTCATATTTTGTCAATATGGACATGTGAGCCTTTACCCAAAAATTCTGGTGTGTTCTAACATGCTGTAGTAACTTGTGACTAATTATGTGAAACATCTCAGAGGGTGTCATCAGTTGAGTGGTCTTTTGTTGTGCCCCTgatctgtttgtgttcacaagGCTCCAGTGTgatccccaccccccccacctttCCTCGGGAGAACGAGCAGCCTGAGTGTTACGGACTATGACGAAATCAGACATCTTAATACCGTGTATTTTGCTGTGTTGTGAACTCTGTTACATGCATGACAGTAAGAGTGTATTCACGTTCCTGTTCAGTACTCATGTATATAAGGAAACCTGCAATTATGTACAGATTTTGCACTGGTTGtctcccatgtcatttttttcagcACTTGTAAATAAAAAGGCAATTTCATCCTTACTTGctaacttgttttatttttttgcatttaaatgtgaCCCAAAAGAGTCCCAGTGCAGGGAGTAGTGAGTTTATCAGATTCACTTTATCCTGAGAAATGTGGAAGAGCGTGACATACTTATTTCTTTTGAAGTCTTTTATTGGTtgagtatatataatggatTGGGGTAAGTGAAAACAAGGGGTTGGTTACAAACATGCAGTTGTACTGTACTGTGGCAATTCTTTACAGAATTTAGAGAGCAATCATGTTTCTCAGCTAGGCAGCAGCTACAAAAATAACTATGTACAAGACCCCTCTCGTCAATATTCAAACAGTGTTAACAGTAAATGGAAACCAAGACGAGACATCAAATAAAATTTAACGCAGCAGTGTTCGTAGGGTCGGGCAGAACGAGCTACCTGTTGTATGCCCTCTCCTTTTTGGCCCGTTCTAAGGCCTTGTCCATGGTCTTCTCATTCTCACCTCTACACTTAGGGCAGTACCACTTTCCCTTGGGCTTATGATGGAGCCCGACGCAGGAGAAGTGAAACCACTCAATGGGACATTCGTCGTTGTCACAACCAATCATTTCGCCGTAGGACACCTGCTCACACAGGCAGTATGTCGGCTCATCTGGATCAATGGGCAGGTCTGGAGGTGACACTTCTCTCTCAGACTTTCCTTTTGACCGTTTCTTCTTCTTGGAGGATGTTTTGGCGCGTTTTTCCCGAGACGCCCCCGCTCCCGCCTCTTCAGCGTGATCCACACCACTGTAGCTTTCGCGAGTTTCTCCATTTTTCTGGCGCCTCGAGCGCTTCCCTCCAGATTTGTCCACACTACCAGAGCTCGGTGTCACTTCCTCGCGCTTCTTGTCgaggtgg from Pleuronectes platessa chromosome 14, fPlePla1.1, whole genome shotgun sequence carries:
- the ube2al gene encoding ubiquitin conjugating enzyme E2 A, like is translated as MSTPARRRLMRDFKRLQEDPPAGVSGAPSENNIMAWNAVIFGPEGTPFEDGTFKLIVEFTEEYPNKPPTVRFVSKMFHPNVYADGSICLDILQNRWSPTYDVSSILTSIQSLLDEPNPNSPANSQAAQLYQENKREYEKRVSAIVEQSWRDS
- the ing1 gene encoding inhibitor of growth protein 1, translated to MLNPTNGDPGHVVVNYVEEYLDLVESLPFDLQRSVSLMKEIDARYQDVLKELDDAYERYRRESDSVQRRKLQLSIQRALIRSQELGDEKIQIAGQMVELVENRTRQIDWHSELLVSSQEVPESHVPTATVMTTTTAPMTPTSSAAITPGKPGHLDKKREEVTPSSGSVDKSGGKRSRRQKNGETRESYSGVDHAEEAGAGASREKRAKTSSKKKKRSKGKSEREVSPPDLPIDPDEPTYCLCEQVSYGEMIGCDNDECPIEWFHFSCVGLHHKPKGKWYCPKCRGENEKTMDKALERAKKERAYNR